The following are encoded in a window of Candidatus Methylomirabilota bacterium genomic DNA:
- the rplK gene encoding 50S ribosomal protein L11 produces MAKKVQAMVKLQIPAGKANPSPPVGPALGQHGVNIMEFCKGFNAQTNSQEGLILPVVVTIYQDRSFTFVVKTPPAAILLKRAAGIAKASAVPHKDKIGKVTRAQVREIAQTKLVDLNTDSIESAMRTVEGTARSMGIEVI; encoded by the coding sequence ATGGCGAAGAAAGTCCAGGCGATGGTCAAGCTGCAGATCCCGGCCGGCAAGGCCAACCCGTCGCCGCCGGTGGGCCCGGCCCTCGGTCAGCACGGCGTCAACATCATGGAGTTCTGCAAGGGCTTCAACGCCCAGACGAACTCGCAGGAGGGCCTGATCCTGCCGGTGGTGGTGACGATCTACCAGGACCGGTCCTTCACGTTCGTGGTGAAGACGCCGCCGGCCGCGATCCTGCTCAAGCGCGCCGCCGGGATCGCGAAGGCCTCCGCGGTGCCGCACAAGGACAAGATCGGCAAGGTGACTCGCGCGCAGGTGCGCGAGATCGCCCAGACCAAGCTGGTGGACCTGAACACGGACTCCATCGAGTCCGCGATGCGCACCGTCGAAGGCACCGCCCGCAGCATGGGTATCGAGGTCATCTAG
- the rplA gene encoding 50S ribosomal protein L1, translating to MATATKKTKAAEALYDREKEYSVEEALGILKKLPNAKFDESVDMSLRLGVDPKHADQMVRGAIVLPHGIGKAVRVAVFAKGEKEKEARDAGADVVGAEDLVEKIQGGWMEFDSTVATPDLMGQVGRLGKVLGPRGLMPNPKLGTVTFDVSRAVREVKAGKVEFRVDKAGNIHVPVGKKSFAEQNLVANTLALLEAIVRAKPSASKGQYLRSVTVSSTMGPGIHVDVQRVANLFKKAQ from the coding sequence ATGGCAACTGCGACCAAGAAGACCAAGGCGGCCGAGGCGCTCTACGACCGGGAGAAGGAATACTCGGTCGAGGAAGCGCTCGGCATCCTCAAGAAGCTGCCCAACGCCAAGTTCGACGAGTCCGTGGACATGTCACTGCGGCTCGGGGTGGATCCCAAGCACGCCGACCAGATGGTGCGCGGGGCCATCGTGCTGCCCCACGGCATCGGCAAGGCGGTGCGGGTGGCCGTCTTCGCCAAGGGCGAGAAGGAGAAGGAAGCGCGCGACGCCGGTGCCGACGTGGTCGGGGCCGAGGATCTCGTGGAGAAGATCCAGGGCGGCTGGATGGAGTTCGACTCCACCGTCGCCACCCCGGATCTGATGGGACAGGTCGGCCGGCTCGGCAAGGTGCTGGGGCCGCGCGGCCTCATGCCGAACCCCAAGCTCGGCACCGTGACCTTCGACGTGAGCCGCGCGGTCCGCGAGGTCAAGGCGGGCAAGGTGGAGTTCCGGGTCGACAAGGCGGGCAACATCCACGTGCCGGTCGGGAAGAAGTCGTTCGCGGAGCAGAACCTGGTCGCCAACACCCTGGCCCTGCTGGAAGCGATCGTGCGCGCGAAGCCCTCGGCCTCCAAGGGACAGTACCTGCGGTCGGTGACGGTGTCGTCGACCATGGGTCCCGGCATCCACGTGGACGTACAGCGCGTGGCCAACCTCTTCAAGAAGGCCCAGTAG